Genomic window (Nicotiana sylvestris chromosome 7, ASM39365v2, whole genome shotgun sequence):
CAAGttgctcttcatattgcgtcaaattCGGTATTCCATGAGAGGACTAAACACATTGATATCGACTGTCACTTTGTCAGAGAAAAAAATACTTTCAGGAGATATTGTTACAAAGTTTGTAAAGTCGAATGATCAACTAGCAGATATTTTCACTAATTCTCTTACTGGTTCTCGTATTAGTTACatgtgtaacaagctcggtacatataaTGTGTATGCcccggcttgagggggagtgttagatatgtacataatgtagtcttgtcccacattggaataggagtagtatgTCCTTGTATAGTATAGCTATAAATAAGGACCTCTTGTATTGTATTCaacacacaatatcaatatatcatattttctcccgtgccttctcacaaCGCTCGTCCTCAAGTTAAAGAATACATCCTGTATGCTCCTAACTTGCAGATATACTCAATTATGGATCCACGGAGTGATTTTGTAAGAATATCTATTGATTGATCATTTGAGCTGACTAAATTTGTCGCAATCCATTCCAATTCAATCTTTTAGAGGTATTCTCTGCACTAGGCAATGCAGGGAAAGAGTCGCCCACGTGAAAACACACTCAAACCAGCAGGCACAAAAGAGAGCATACAGTGACTTGCCATTAGTTTTGAGTTTTGACAGAAGCAAAATATCATTAGCATGCTTTATTTATTCTTATaataaatacaacaacaacaacccagtaaaatcccacaattggggtctggggagggtagagtgtacgtagaccttaccctaCCCCAAgtggtagagaggttgtttccaatagaccctcggctcaagcaGACAAAAAAGCATCCAGCGTATACAATCCATATACAACTATACATTAAGCCACTTACTCACTCATCTCCTTGCAAACTCCCCCTTTTGATCGTACAACATCCAATATATGACTTGGAAGGAAAATAAGAATATCATGCTAACACAAATTCCTTTCATTGTATTGGGCTCCCCTCTAGAGCCTTTATCGCATTCCAACCTCTGAAACTGTGTCATTGGTTACATCTGTTTATTATTGGAGTGCCTTATTTCTTCTTAATTAATTCATGGATTTACCAGCTTCAAAGCCTTTTTGAGCAAGTTAGAGTTCATGATTACTTAGCCTTATCCTTAGTTCATATAGGAAATTCAGCCTGGACCCTACCACAAGTACTAATACTTCAGTCTACTTGGAGGAAATTAAAGATTAGATCTCTACAAATTTTATGAACTCTTGAAGCTTTGTTAGATGTTTGAACTTATCAATTGATATTAGAAAACATGCTAAAATCAATTCTTAACACAAAAGAGATCAGATCTGAAACAAAAGGGTCTCCTAAAGAGAAATAAATGTTGATTAATGCCCAATAAAACTTCTAAGTAAATAAACATCACAAAGCGTTTTGCAGGAGTACCCCATCCAGCAGCATTTGTCCCATATCTGCAAAGAGCCAACCACAATCTATGGCTCCAAAGCTTTACACATAACAGGTCAAATGGTTGGAGGTAGACTCTGGCAGAAGAGAAGAGCAAAGGTGACGGAAAAGCAGCAAATAAGTCAAACTAGTGCAGACAGAAACtgctttttgaaaatttgaacatGCTGCATCTAATTATATGCCACAGGTTCAATCCCAGCTAGGCAAAATCACTAGGTAATTTCTTTGCATCTGCCTAAACCTTGGTAGGCAGAGTACCTGGTACCTGTGCTGATGGAAGGTAGCAAATACTCGATGAAATAGCCGAGATGCATGTCAGTTGGCCCGAACACCACCCTCATAAGAAAGTTATGCTACAATTATTTGATAGGCACCTAAATTAAGAGGTTATGTTGGTTTGTTACTTCATTAGTTGTAATGTTATAAGAAAAATATGAAGTCGCCGTTTGAAAGTTGGTTTAAGGGGAAAAATTCACATAAAGTTCGAATTTGTATTCTTGAAATTCGTCAAAGTTAATCAGGAAAATTATAAGTGTGCTATATACATTGGATGGAGGTAATATAACCTTATTCATCTTATTCCAAAGATAGGAGGCAAATCAAAATTTCAAACAATTGAAAATACAGAAACATAATCCTTCCAATAAATGAAGCATTACCTGGATTGGGGAGATCAGCAGAACTAGGGATGTTACAAAAGAAACCATGGCAGAGCAATCAAAAGAACCTTTTGAAACTACCAGCGTGCCAGCGCAAAATGTGAATAGGACGCCAAAATATATTGCTTGTACCAACTGAGGAATAAATGCCTTCAACTTCTTCTTTCCCATAGTTGCGGATAGATCAGCAAAAGCAAGTGACTGGAACCTTTTGCTTTCACAGGACTCTGCATTGTTTGCCTTCACAAAAAGAACTGATGGGAGGATCTGTAACAAAGAGCAATTTGGCTTCAGTTGGCATAGAAAGCTTGATTCGTTGAATATAAGGAAGAGAGTAATATAGAACAAAAGAAGCTCGAAAAGAGGGTAGAAGGTGGAAGAAGTTTTCTCCATGTGTTGGAATGTCTGCGAGCATATGTACATTTTGGAAAACCAAAGAGGTATACCAAACCAATACACACGAAAACTAAGAGGCTACTGCACTTGACGAATAATCGTATTGGAATGAGATGATGGCCCTCAATAACGCAGAATGATATAGAGAATTCATATGGACAAACCCAACTAGTTTTGAATTGAAGCTAGTTGATAGATTCATTGATATGCttaaggaaaaggaaaacaaaaccaaaaacacTTACCTCATTCAGATAGGAAGAGAGAGAAGCAACAGCAAGTTGTGCCTTGTTTGATACGTTACGAAGTTTTTCGCCCAAGTAACCAATCATAAAACCCATCAATGGAATCACCTTAAATGACACCCATCAAAATTCAATATAAACTCATCCAACactcataaataattcataaTTATAGAAGACAAGAACTAATGCATCTTTTGTCACCAATGCAGAAAGTAATGATAGAACAGGGCTGATGACCAACATCTGAATTGCCAGTGCTGATAACTGAAGACTACTTGGAACAATCGTCTGTAAATCACAAAGCACAAGATTTAGAAAGAGGAGGGAAGGGGTTTATTGAAGACATAAAAGTACAAGTGTCCTTTCTCTAACAGCTCAAACTTTTCATGAATAATTGTTCGATATGGTACTAATATCACTCATGAGTTTTGAGTCCACAAACACTTCTCAACAAAAATATTTCTATGTGCTCAGTCTAGGAAAAAGAATCACATCACAAGTAAAGGACATCTTGcaaacataaaataaatatcTGAGTTCAAATCTTATGGCCACTAGGGCCGAAGCTAGGTTCAAGCAAGGGGGTTCAGTTGAATCTCTTTCTCCGGAAAATTATACTACTAAAATAGGAAAAACAAATTTCTTTAGTTATATATAAACTGCTGAATCCCTTTGACATAAGTGAAGATTCTAGTCTAGTGTAGTACTAAAGGGTTCAATGCTTTAGGTCACATGTTCAAATCCTATGTATGACACTCCACCCAAAAAACAGATATTTCACATGCTTGATCCAAGATAGTTAAATCGTAAGAGGGTGGTTACAAGCACAACAAATAAGTAAAAGTGTCCCTTTCTAGccgtttaaatttttagataacATGATTCACAAGTTCAAAAGCATAAAATATAAAGAACCGGATGCTCCCAGGGCTTAGGGCTTTGGTACTTGGGGGTACCAAAGTATCATTGTCTTAATGCAGTTCACCCAGTTCAACAATATAAAATATATAGAACCGGATGCTCCCGTGGCTTTGATAATTAGTTGGGAGTACCCTTACAGAAGCAGATTCAAACTTTGAACTTTTTGGGTTCGAGTTTGAAATCTATTATTTATACTTATTTACCAAAGTCACACACgatagaggcggatccaggatttaagcTCTATGAGTTCAATCTTTCAGGTTTTTTAcgttgaacccattatatttttgaaattatgAGTTCATATATactatttattcaattttaatgAAATTTTATACATAAATTTACACTCAACATTGAAAGTACTAGTTTCATGTGTACAAGGTATGAGCCAAAGCTACTAAGTTCGAATGGCACAAGGTAATGAAATTTTATACATAAATTTACACTCAGCATTGAAAGTACTAGTTTCATGTGTACAAGGTATGAGCCAAAGCTACTAAGTTCGAATGGCACAGGAGTACTAAAGCATCAAACGTTCTCAACTCACATTCAAGAGAGAATAAACTGTATCAGCAACATCAGAAGCCTCAGCAGTAATCCTGTAGGCAACATCTCCAGCAGCAATCCCACCCCCTCCCTCAAAAAACCCTAAATCTCTCTGCAAAACCTTATGGAAAACAGAAATCCTCATCTTATACACACAATTCAATGCAGCTTCCCATAGAAACGCTTGCTGCAGATAATTACCAATGAGTCGAACGACAAAGAAAACGCCTAAACCCAAACACTCCTCTCTCAGCCTCAGAACATCCAACGGAGGATTCATGAGAGACGAAAATGTCCCTACTTTGGGAACAATTTTGGATAGAGAGTAAACGGAAATTGCACTACAGAGCCATCCGCAGAGGATCGGTTGCCATTCCGACAGGAGATAAGGTTTAAGAGGAGCTAAAGAGCTGAATTTGCCGGAGTTCGCAGCGGCGCGTGTGGATGACGATTTGATTGATAAAGCGGAGGTGGAAATGGGGAAATTGAAGATGATGTTAATTGGTTTGGTGAATTGGTAGGGAACGGTGAGTTTGTGGTGGCGAACGGGCGGCCAATGGCGGTGATACGGCGGTTTCAGGTGAATTAGGGACATTTCGTTTTGCCGGTGGAATTTTCAAATGAAAATTTCACCGTTAGAAGGTGATTCGCGCGCTTGCGTGGC
Coding sequences:
- the LOC104219558 gene encoding ABC transporter B family member 29, chloroplastic isoform X1, coding for MSLIHLKPPYHRHWPPVRHHKLTVPYQFTKPINIIFNFPISTSALSIKSSSTRAAANSGKFSSLAPLKPYLLSEWQPILCGWLCSAISVYSLSKIVPKVGTFSSLMNPPLDVLRLREECLGLGVFFVVRLIGNYLQQAFLWEAALNCVYKMRISVFHKVLQRDLGFFEGGGGIAAGDVAYRITAEASDVADTVYSLLNTIVPSSLQLSALAIQMLVISPVLSLLSALVIPLMGFMIGYLGEKLRNVSNKAQLAVASLSSYLNEILPSVLFVKANNAESCESKRFQSLAFADLSATMGKKKLKAFIPQLVQAIYFGVLFTFCAGTLVVSKGSFDCSAMVSFVTSLVLLISPIQDVGKAYNELKQGEPAIQRLFSLTSFEQQETVNPNAVDLDCVAGEVKYYNVSFRYGDNGPLVLKNLNLHIKSGEIVALCGPSGGGKTTLVKLLLRLYDPLQGSILIDGLDIRGIRLESLRRHVGLVSQDTTLFSGTVAENIGYRDRMTGIDMERVKLAARTASADEFVESFPLSYETNVGPRGSIFSGGQKQRIAIARALYQNPSILILDEATSALDSKSELLVRQALQRLMQNRTVLVIAHRLETVLMAERVFLLEDGYLGEVPRSALLDGQHGSLGSMTLTI
- the LOC104219558 gene encoding ABC transporter B family member 29, chloroplastic isoform X2, which produces MSLIHLKPPYHRHWPPVRHHKLTVPYQFTKPINIIFNFPISTSALSIKSSSTRAAANSGKFSSLAPLKPYLLSEWQPILCGWLCSAISVYSLSKIVPKVGTFSSLMNPPLDVLRLREECLGLGVFFVVRLIGNYLQQAFLWEAALNCVYKMRISVFHKVLQRDLGFFEGGGGIAAGDVAYRITAEASDVADTVYSLLNTIVPSSLQLSALAIQMLVISPVLSLLSALVIPLMGFMIGYLGEKLRNVSNKAQLAVASLSSYLNEILPSVLFVKANNAESCESKRFQSLAFADLSATMGKKKLKAFIPQLVQAIYFGVLFTFCAGTLVVSKGSFDCSAMVSFVTSLVLLISPIQDVGKAYNELKQGEPAIQRLFSLTSFEQQETVNPNAVDLDCVAGEVKYYNVSFRYGDNGPLVLKNLNLHIKSGEIVALCGPSGGGKTTLVKLLLRLYDPLQGSILIDGLDIRGIRLESLRRHVGLVSQDTTLFSGTVAENIGYRDRMTGIDMERVKLAARTASADEFVESFPLSYETNVGPRGSIFSGGQKQRY
- the LOC104219558 gene encoding ABC transporter B family member 29, chloroplastic isoform X3, encoding MSLIHLKPPYHRHWPPVRHHKLTVPYQFTKPINIIFNFPISTSALSIKSSSTRAAANSGKFSSLAPLKPYLLSEWQPILCGWLCSAISVYSLSKIVPKVGTFSSLMNPPLDVLRLREECLGLGVFFVVRLIGNYLQQAFLWEAALNCVYKMRISVFHKVLQRDLGFFEGGGGIAAGDVAYRITAEASDVADTVYSLLNTIVPSSLQLSALAIQMLVISPVLSLLSALVIPLMGFMIGYLGEKLRNVSNKAQLAVASLSSYLNEILPSVLFVKANNAESCESKRFQSLAFADLSATMGKKKLKAFIPQLVQAIYFGVLFTFCAGTLVVSKGSFDCSAMVSFVTSLVLLISPIQDVGKAYNELKQGEPAIQRLFSLTSFEQQETVNPNAVDLDCVAGEVKYYNVSFRYGDNGPLVLKNLNLHIKSGEIVALCGPSGGGKTTLVKLLLRLYDPLQGSILIDGLDIRGIRLESLRRHVGLVSQDTTLFSGTVAENIGYRDRMTGIDMERVKLAARTASADEFVESFPLSYETNVGPRGSIFSGGQKQRH